The following nucleotide sequence is from Phycisphaera sp..
TGCTTCCGCACGGCTGTGTCCACGTTGGATGGTCCGCAGTCGATGCAGCTTTGCTGGATTTGGCGAACGGAACCAGCCCACAAGAAAACAACCGCAGCACGAAGAGCACCTACGGAAAGACACTTGATTGCCTCGGCCAAGTAATCTGCGATCTCAGCATCGGATACTGATAACACGAGGGATTCCAGCGACGAAACGTCGTGTTCAATCTCTGGCTCTGCTTCAGGAAGACCCAGAATCGAACGGACGTGCTCCTTTCCGGCGGTAGTGAGTGTCCAGAGAAAACTGCGGCTACGTTTGCCAGCAGTGTCAACGTGGGGCGCTGACTTGGCAAGAATATCAGCGAGGTTTAGCTTAGCGGCGCGGGGTACGCGTGCGCGTTTCAAGAGAGCGCGAAGTTCTTCGACCGTGACCTCGGAGTTTCCGTTGTACCGATCAGAGAAGTACAGAGCGGCAAGGCAGATGTCGCGAATTGTTCCACCCTTCAAGGGATGGAGGAACTCCACGATCGTCATCAGTCATCCCCGGTCGGCCGAGGCTTATTGCCCTTCTTGACGCCGTAAGTTTCGTTGGCATAGGCCTCACCTTTGACCGTGAGCTGCCAACCAGAGTTCTTCTGCCTGTAGAGATTCTTTCCGTCCTTCTTGGCGGTCCGCATCGAATTGTCCGGCCGATCAGGAATGGTGAGCCCAGCGTCATTCGCGTATTCACGAATGTCTACCGGAGTGATGGGAGTCACACCATATTGCGAATAGATCCAAGCGCAGATGAGATGGACGTTGTCCTTAGGCTTGTCGTGGTCGTGCTTGTTGAAGAACGTCGCAGGATCTCCAGGTACCGAGGTAGCGCCCCGTGCCGCCGGATCCTTCTTCGATCGGTGCGTGTCTTCATCGGATTCGTAGTCATCGAAGTAGAGCGGGACCAGGATTTCGAATGCGGCGGCTCGGATTGAGTCGTCGAATCCGGCGATGACTTTGTTGATCTCGCCGAGCTTCTTCTTGGCGTCGTTGATGCGATCATCATTCATTCGCTATATCTTCCTTTTGGCCGTGCCGCCCAACTGTCGACTGAACGTAATCCCGTGTATCCAAAGGCTGTGGACCATGCGATGTGGAATCCAGTATAGCGGGAGAACCGCCGTGCTCAGCGGAAAGTGCGCCGACGCCTCGCCCCCGGCGGCCCGACCGCCGACGACCTGACGCATCACCGCGGCCCCATTGGGCAGGGTGGGCCGGCCTGAGGCGGCTGGACGCCCGCGCCCTTCCTCCGCCCCGCCGGGGCGGATCGCGCGGCGGGGTTGCTTTCCACGGGTTGTGTCCGCCCGCGGCGCTGGGCGGCTGCACCCGTGGCTACACGCCGGTGCCCCTTCGGGGCTGGCGATACGGGCCCATGCGTGGACCCCTGACGTCCCTCCTCAGAACACCACCGCCGCCACCAGGAACACCACCACGCTCCCCACGATCAATACCGCGGCGGCGAGCAGGACGACCTGGAGGCAGCCCGAACAGCCGATGGTGTCGTTGGGATTGGGCGGGCGGTGGAATCGCACGGCGGAGGGTGCGAAGGCAAGCAAGACCCCTCACCCCGGCCCTCTCCCCGAAGACGGGGCGAGGGAGGCAAGCCCCCCTCCGACCTCGGCAGACCTCGGCCACCTCCCCCGCCGGGGGCGGGGGAGGGAATCGGAGGCCACTGTGCCGAGCGTCGCGGGGCCGCGATAACTCTTTCTTCGGCGGCCGATTCGGGCGGCGTTGGGGGTGGCCGTGACCGGTTCGTGGTACGTGCGGGTCCGGATATAGGAACCGTCCTCATAGCCCGTGAACGCGGTTCTGGCCGCGAAAATCGTCGTCATGATCGATCGTGGCGACGATTCGATCGATCGAATCGTCGATCTTCGCGCTCGTGGCGTGGGCTCCATCGAGCACGCCGTGCCGGGTATCGATCGTGGGCGGACCTTGATCGATCGTGGCGCGGGCGTGGTCGGGCACGCCGTGCGGGGTGGCGATCTCGGGGACGGGACGCTCGGGTGTGGGGCGGTCGCGGTGGGGGGCGTGGGGGAGTTTTGAATGCGGAGGTCGCGGAGTCGGAGGCGAGACCCCCTCAGCCTCGAAGACTCGGCAGCTCCCCCGCTGGGAGCGGGGGAGCGGGGGCACGGGAAGGCCGCGAGCTCACGCTCGCGGCTCGGTTGGAGGCGTTTGACCGCGGCTCACTCCGCGTCGTCGAAGTCGTCCTTGTAGCGAATCTCGAAGTCGTGGACGGCGGCGACCTCGGCGGCGCTCTTGCCACCGAAGTTTTCGAAGCGCGAGACGATCGCGTCGGCGTCGCCGGCGAGCGAGCCCATGACGCGGAACTTGTTGGCCAGGATGTCGTGCAGGTCGGCCTCGGTGTTGCGCGCGTGGCCGGCGGGGTACATGACCAGCCCGGAGTCGTGCGTGTTGCCGCTGGTGTCGGTGATGGCCATGCTGGTGGGGATGCCGTCGGGGTACTTGTCGTCGTACTCGCGGCCGCCGTGCTCGAAGGTGATCTTGTCCATGAGCGAGCGGGTGACGGTGTTGTGGATCGAGGCGCGGTCGTAGTCGTAGGGGGTGAGGATGAGGTCCTTCCAATTGACCTTCTTCGATTCCAGGGCCTTGCGGATCAAGGTGGACACGATGTAGACCATGCTGTGGTCGGCAGACTGACGAGTCGTGGGGGTGCGCTTGGCGGGGTCGCCGATGATGCCGAAGGCGGGCTCGTACGCGACGATATTGATATTCTTGATCGCGCCGCCGTCGGCCTGCTCGAGCAGGCCCGGGTTCTTGGTGAACAGGTCGAGGACGGCCTGGAGCGCGCCGGCGCTCTGGTGCTCGTAGAGGCCCAGCTTGAAGTGCATGCCCATGACGGCGAAGTCGCTGCCGGATTTGGCGAGGACAAGATCGAACGGCGACGCGTCCGCTTGCTCCGTGTTCGCGTCGGTGGCCTTGACGGCCTTGAACATCTGGCCCGGCCCCTCGAAGATGCGGAAGATCGCCTCGGGGTTGCGGAAGATGTCGCGCGGGCCGAGGAAGCCGGCCATGCAGCGCTTCATGCTGAGGATGGCGACCTCGGTGCTGATGGCGGCGCTGGCGCCCTTGCTGTCGCTGAGCTGCTTGCCGGCCCGGATCGCACGGAACGGGATGTAGTGGGCCACGACCATGCCGATGGCCCGCTCGATCTGGTCCTCCGTCGCGCCGAGCATCGCGCCGAACACCGCGGCGCTGGCGATGGCGCCGTGGACGACGTGGTCGACCTTGTAGGTCTTGAGGCTGAAGACCTCGGCCAGGCGTCCTCGGATCTCGTCGAGGCAGACCATGCCCTTGAGGGCCACATCGCCGCCCGCGCCGAGCATCTGGGCGGCGGCCACCGGCACGGCGTAGAAGTCGTTGTGCCCGAACTCGCCGGCGGTGTGGCCGAGGCCGGGGTTGTAGCCGAAGTTGGTGCCGTTGCTGTCCCACTCGCGGACGGCGTTGGCGTTGGCCAGGATCGCCTTCTCGGCCTTCACGCGTTGCGACGAGCCGAAGCAGGTGGCCCCGTGGGTCGTGGAGTTGCCGAGCGGCTTGCCCGTGTGCCCTTCCGGAACCGCGTACTGCAACGCCTCTTCCCTCAAGATAGTCGGGGCGTTGGTCCGCAGGGCCAGGGCGCTCACGCCGCAGAGGCACGCGTCGGTGTAGAAGAGGTTGGTGCGCTCGAGCACGTCGGGCGCGGGGTCGCCCCCCCCCACACCAGACGCCATGAACTCGATGGCGTAGCGAGCGATGCCGCGGGCCTGGTTGGTGTCGGCGGGGAGCGTGGCGTGCGTGTCGGTGCTGCTGGGCGCGGTGGTCGCTTGGGTCATGTTTGGGAGTCCTTTGGAGTGGTGGGGGAGGGTAGGGGGGTGGTGGCGCGGCGGCGATGCTTGCGCTGGTACGAGACCACCCAGTTGTGCTTCCAGTACACAGCCTTGATGAACGTTAGCGGCAACACCGCGATGAGAAGTGGCGGGAACGTGAAGGACATGAACCAGACGAGTGGGATATTGCCGAAGAACCACAACAAAATGCCAGTGTGGGCGATCGAGCCAATGAGGCAGGCGATGGTGATGCGATTGCCGGTCGCCTTGGCTCTTCGACGTTGTTCTTGCACAGCATTCGGAAAGTGCTGGTCAGCAACGTGACGCAGTGCGGCTTTCATTGCACCGGTTGGGGTGCGAACAGTTTGCCGAACACCAGTA
It contains:
- a CDS encoding MmgE/PrpD family protein; this translates as MTQATTAPSSTDTHATLPADTNQARGIARYAIEFMASGVGGGDPAPDVLERTNLFYTDACLCGVSALALRTNAPTILREEALQYAVPEGHTGKPLGNSTTHGATCFGSSQRVKAEKAILANANAVREWDSNGTNFGYNPGLGHTAGEFGHNDFYAVPVAAAQMLGAGGDVALKGMVCLDEIRGRLAEVFSLKTYKVDHVVHGAIASAAVFGAMLGATEDQIERAIGMVVAHYIPFRAIRAGKQLSDSKGASAAISTEVAILSMKRCMAGFLGPRDIFRNPEAIFRIFEGPGQMFKAVKATDANTEQADASPFDLVLAKSGSDFAVMGMHFKLGLYEHQSAGALQAVLDLFTKNPGLLEQADGGAIKNINIVAYEPAFGIIGDPAKRTPTTRQSADHSMVYIVSTLIRKALESKKVNWKDLILTPYDYDRASIHNTVTRSLMDKITFEHGGREYDDKYPDGIPTSMAITDTSGNTHDSGLVMYPAGHARNTEADLHDILANKFRVMGSLAGDADAIVSRFENFGGKSAAEVAAVHDFEIRYKDDFDDAE